One Gossypium arboreum isolate Shixiya-1 chromosome 13, ASM2569848v2, whole genome shotgun sequence genomic window, tgattaaatgttaatcATGATGTTATGGCCTATTCGGTTTTATGTTTTTACTATTAACTTTAAGAAATCTATGATAAAGCAGGGGTGGCATTTACAATTTCCAGTAACAGATTATTGGCCAGTGGAACAAGGGTTGTTCCGGCATGAAACCTCAAGGATTAAAATCCTAAAAACATGATTATGTTGCTAAAAGTTATCAAATCGTGAGGTTTCATTTGACTGGGGTTCGTAGTTAAATGCTGCAGGCTCGCCTACTGCACCACAGTCCCCCGCCTTCAAATCCCCATCATCTTCCAGTAtgttttgtaataaataaaacttaatagGCCATAAAAAGGTTGAAaggatattttaatatttcactTGACAAAAACGTTGAATGATATATGCTATTTTTGAAATGCTCggtgtttgaaatgcatagttatagcatgatgacccatttgataaaacgttgtaattttataaatacggCCTGCGTGCCGTGCCTTACTACCATTCTTTTGtatttctcttctcatcttactcccttgtatgtaaaacgagtttctaaattttgtaatttgtaaAAGCTGCTGTGGACTAGACGAGAAGGAAGATGGGCCGACTAGTGTGGATCGACAGCTTGTGAAACGGCTGACACCTTTAGGTTCCCTTTTGGTTCTCCCATTGGCTTGGGTTGAACCACCATAGTTTATGTGCTAtaactattgcatttatttattgctttacttactcatgtatgagatgctatggatgtctaaagcatgcaaatttggtaataataaaccctattaattgatgagatcaattaaaagattaaatggacTAAAGTAGACCATAATTGGTGAGATGTAACACTCTAATAAAATccctctattaaaatattaagtcaaCATGGCCTTCCAATTTATGCCCTCGTTAAGGCCTCGATCAATACTATGTAGGTTTTGCCAAAAGCGAAGTACTAGATTTATGTTAAATGCGAAGAATAAACAAGTGATATTCGctggttaaaaattggttaatgacttaactaggttactctaataggattagaaacctagaggcaagtaatttggataaatcataagatgattagaacaagagttgttcaccaaattgtaggagttacatatgatgtaattagcaagtgttgcttacctaaataaccataatcttgagagtaaagccaaagttgacttaagaggaggtgaaatatggatccttaacccactagaaatactttcaagaaagtctttctaaaattaatatatgagggttattaattttgaaataaaatagtggGAACATCATTTAATAAAGTCCTTTTAATGATTGATATAAACTCGGTAAATTTATTCACACGCATATTTTATTGTTGTAGATATATTATGGCTGCAAACACTAATACACTCTCATTACGATCGGTCCTTGAGAAGGAAAAACTGAATGGTTTGAATTTTCTTGACTGGTTTCGTAACTTGAGGGTTGTCCTCAAACAAGAACGGAAATTATATGTCATTAAAAAATCACTTCCTGATGAACCACCAGCTAATGCCTTGAGGGCTGATAAAGATGCTTACAAGAAGCATCTCGATGAAATGGTAGACGTTGGATGTCTTATGCTTTCCACTATGAATCCTGAGCTTCAAAAGCAACATGAGGATATGGTTGCTTACGATATGATCGAGCACCTGAAAGAACTATATGAAGGGCAAGCAAGGCAAGAGAGGTTCGATATCTCTAAGGCCCTATTCCAATGTAAGCTGGCTGAAGGAAGCCCAATAGGACCTCATGTTCTTAAGatgattggttatattgaaagcctATCTAAGCTTGGGTTTCCATTGAGCCAAGAGTTGGCCACTGATGTTATTCTGCAATCATTGCCGGATAGTTACAGCTAGTTTGTCCTCAAtttcaatatgaatgaaattgacaagactCTGCGTATGTTGCGAACTGTTGAAGGCAACATTAAAAAGATTGGACCCAAGCCCATACTGATGGTCTGTAACAACAAGGGCAAGGGAAAGGCTAAAGTCCTAACAAAGCCCAAAGGCAAAGGTAAGCCCAATCTTGGAAAGGGAAAGGCTACACTGAAACCTAAAGGTGGGGTGTCTAAGGAAGGAAACTGTTTTCATTGTGGTGTGACTGGACATTGGAAGCGGAACTGCCCTGTCTATCTTGAGGAAATCAAGAAGGCCAAAGCAAGCGGAATGTCTGCTTCAGGTATTTacgttattgatattaatttatcaactactACTTCTTGGGTATTAGATACTAGTTGTGGTTCTCATATTTGTACTTCTGTACAGGAACTACAAAGGAGTAGGACTTTGGCTAGAAGAGATGTGGACCTGCGAGTTGGAAATGGAGCAAGAGTTGTTGCATTAGCTGTGGGAACATATACTTTATCTTTGCCTAGTGGACTTGGTTTAATTTTAGAGGATTGTTATTTTGTGCCCAGTTtgactaaaaacattatttcaatttcttgtttagacaaaattggttttgagataataattaagaataattgttgttccttttatctcaataatgttttctatggttcagcacaattgattaatggcctctatattttagatcaaatgaatcccatttacaacataaatactaaaagatctaaaataaatgactcaaatcaaacttatctttggcattGTCGTTTGGGCCACATAAGTGAGAAACGAATATCCAAACTCCATGAAGATGGTCTCttggattcatttgtttttgaacaatttgaagtatgtgaatcttgcttattaggaaaaatgactaaatctcctTTTACTGGTAAAAGTGAACGAGCTAGTGATTTATTGGGCTTAATACATTCAGATATATGTGGACCAATAAATACACAAGCCAGAGGTGGATTTCActacttcattactttcactgATGATTTCAGTAGATATGGGTATGTTTATCTCATGCGCCATAAATTTGAGGCCCttgaaaagttcaaggaattcaaaaatgaagtacaaaatcaactaggCAAAACTATTAAGACACTTCGATCTGATCGAGGTGGAGAGTATTTGAGCCTAGAGTTTATGATCTTTTGAAGGAATGTGGGATTGTCTCACAACTTACTCCTCCTGGTACTCCTCAATGGAATGGAGTTTCTGAGAGAAGAAATCGAACTCTATTAGACATGGTTCGATCCATGATGAGTCACGCTGATCTAACGACTTCCTTTTGGGGACATGCACTTGAAACAGCTATTTTCACACTAAATCGTGTTCTATCTAAATCGGTTCAAAAGACGCCATATGAGATGTGGACTAGGAAACGTCCCAATATGCCTTTTATGAAAATttggggttgcgaagcttatgttAAACGTCAGACGTCTACTAAGCTTGAACCCAAATCTGAAAGGTGTATCTTTGTGGGGTATCCGAAAGAAACCAaaggatat contains:
- the LOC108462019 gene encoding uncharacterized protein LOC108462019, with the protein product MAANTNTLSLRSVLEKEKLNGLNFLDWFRNLRVVLKQERKLYVIKKSLPDEPPANALRADKDAYKKHLDEMVDVGCLMLSTMNPELQKQHEDMVAYDMIEHLKELYEGQARQERFDISKALFQCKLAEGSPIGPHVLKMIGYIESLSKLGFPLSQELATDVILQSLPDSYS